One window of Trichomycterus rosablanca isolate fTriRos1 chromosome 2, fTriRos1.hap1, whole genome shotgun sequence genomic DNA carries:
- the ndufs5 gene encoding NADH dehydrogenase [ubiquinone] iron-sulfur protein 5, which produces MPFVDLQSKLGINLDQWILAQSGEQPHKRASRCHAFEKEWIECAHGIGQTRAKKECKLEFEDFYECMHRQKTHQRLYEIRKQREKLIKEGTYTPPPHHSGNEEARP; this is translated from the exons ATGCCTTTTGTTGACCTCCAGTCTAAGCTGGGAATTAACCTGGACCAGTGGATCCTAGCCCAGAGTGGGGAGCAGCCACACAAGCGAGCTTCACGCTGCCATGCCTTTGAGAAGGAGTGGATAGAGTGTGCACATGGCATCGGTCAGACCCGTGCTAAAAAGGAATGCAAGCTGGAGTTTGAAGATTTTTATGAGTGCATGCACAGACAAAAGACG CACCAACGCCTGTATGAGATTCGGAAGCAGAGGGAAAAGCTGATTAAAGAGGGCACATACACGCCTCCTCCACATCATTCTGGCAACGAAGAAGCCCGACCATGA